The proteins below are encoded in one region of Sideroxydans lithotrophicus ES-1:
- a CDS encoding rhodanese-like domain-containing protein, translating into MEKTEVADFKIITVAELPNLIASGNAQLVDVRTDAEIARGRIAGAICLPLHLLPMRLQDLDAKKSTVFYCQMGGRSAQAAAFAAAQGLGDVYNLQGGITAWAHAGGNIVV; encoded by the coding sequence GTGGAGAAGACAGAAGTGGCGGATTTCAAGATCATCACCGTGGCAGAGTTGCCGAACCTGATCGCCAGCGGCAACGCGCAGCTGGTGGATGTGCGTACCGATGCGGAGATCGCGCGCGGCCGCATCGCAGGCGCCATCTGTCTGCCGTTGCACCTGTTGCCGATGCGCTTGCAGGATCTGGATGCAAAGAAGAGCACCGTGTTCTATTGCCAGATGGGCGGACGCTCGGCGCAGGCCGCTGCATTCGCTGCGGCACAAGGGCTGGGCGATGTCTACAACCTGCAGGGCGGCATCACGGCATGGGCGCATGCCGGCGGGAATATCGTCGTATGA
- a CDS encoding HoxN/HupN/NixA family nickel/cobalt transporter, whose amino-acid sequence METIHGSIYPLVALAFMLGMKHGMDADHLATIDGLTRYNAAAGRSRLARLCGFLFSLGHGCVVCVVAVATSVLFQQGSVPAWLDDVGAWVSAFFLLLLGVLNLYAVFSTPAHETVRMVGIKGRWLGDLKCAGNPLLIALVGALFALSFDTISQAALFSTMTAQYGGATNALLLAGCFMTGMMVTDAANGLWISHLLRRADATARAASRIMGVAVALLSLTVAALGLSRKFFPEVSAWQEGRGLSIGIAIIVVIAACFLFARFTQQRVSAAA is encoded by the coding sequence ATGGAAACGATACACGGCAGTATCTATCCCCTGGTCGCACTGGCTTTTATGCTGGGCATGAAGCACGGCATGGATGCCGACCATCTCGCCACCATCGACGGTCTGACGCGCTACAACGCAGCCGCAGGCCGCAGCAGGCTGGCGCGCCTGTGCGGTTTCCTGTTCTCGCTCGGACATGGCTGCGTGGTGTGCGTCGTTGCCGTGGCAACCAGTGTGCTGTTTCAGCAGGGTTCGGTGCCCGCATGGCTGGACGATGTGGGCGCGTGGGTGTCGGCGTTCTTCCTGCTCCTGCTGGGCGTCCTCAATCTGTATGCCGTGTTCTCCACGCCGGCGCATGAGACCGTCCGCATGGTCGGCATCAAGGGGCGCTGGCTGGGCGATCTCAAGTGCGCGGGCAATCCGTTGTTGATCGCGCTGGTGGGAGCCTTGTTCGCCTTGTCTTTCGACACGATCTCGCAGGCCGCCCTGTTTTCCACCATGACCGCGCAGTATGGCGGTGCGACCAATGCTTTGTTGCTGGCTGGCTGCTTCATGACCGGCATGATGGTGACCGATGCCGCCAATGGACTCTGGATTTCCCACCTGCTGCGCCGTGCCGATGCCACGGCACGTGCCGCTTCGCGCATCATGGGTGTCGCCGTGGCGCTGCTGAGCCTGACCGTGGCGGCACTGGGCCTGTCGCGCAAATTCTTCCCCGAGGTCTCGGCCTGGCAGGAAGGCAGGGGATTGTCCATCGGCATTGCCATCATCGTCGTGATCGCAGCCTGTTTCCTGTTCGCGCGTTTCACGCAACAACGAGTGTCTGCAGCTGCCTGA
- a CDS encoding serine/threonine-protein kinase, whose amino-acid sequence MDKVGKYEIVRQLGHGATSTVYLALDPFSQQQVALKVFNLDILHDTSRSKAHRKLLLTEASLAGKLSHPHIVKIYDAVMDSDVNYMVMEYVEGETLEKYGEVDHLMDLGRIAEIIYKCCKALEYAQTQGVTHRDIKPANILISGESDIKISDFGAAVIDNQQSTQVSGVGSPAYMSPEQIKEQPLTHQTDIYSLGVTMYRLLTGKLPFEAANSYSMIYQIMNIDPPPPSTYRPEIPPELDAIVQRAMCKDLQHRYQTWEEFARDLVAFITHNVPQHEEIYDTEKFDTLRDLSFFKNFSDVELWEVLRISEWHKIPKNESIVHEGEEGVNFYIIVTGSVRVVKQGRLLSMLHRGDCFGEMAHLAGKEGRRSTDVISKTEVSLIEVDPDVLSRASANCRYQFSEAFLGTLVRRLSMANTRISRLLSDHADEQ is encoded by the coding sequence ATGGACAAGGTAGGGAAATACGAGATCGTCAGGCAGTTGGGGCACGGCGCGACCAGCACCGTGTACCTTGCGCTCGACCCGTTCAGCCAGCAGCAGGTTGCGCTCAAAGTATTCAATCTGGATATCCTGCACGACACATCGCGTTCGAAAGCCCACCGCAAGTTGCTGCTGACCGAGGCGTCGCTCGCCGGGAAGCTGTCGCATCCGCACATCGTGAAGATCTACGACGCCGTGATGGACAGCGATGTGAACTACATGGTGATGGAGTACGTCGAGGGCGAAACGCTGGAGAAATACGGCGAGGTCGATCACCTGATGGATCTGGGGCGTATCGCCGAGATCATCTACAAATGCTGCAAGGCGCTGGAATATGCGCAAACCCAGGGCGTGACCCACCGCGACATCAAGCCCGCGAACATCCTTATCAGTGGTGAGAGCGACATCAAGATCTCCGACTTCGGCGCTGCGGTGATCGACAACCAGCAGAGCACCCAGGTGAGCGGGGTCGGTTCCCCGGCCTATATGTCGCCTGAGCAGATCAAGGAGCAACCGCTCACGCACCAGACCGACATCTATTCGCTGGGCGTGACCATGTATCGCCTGCTCACCGGCAAGCTGCCGTTCGAGGCAGCCAACAGCTACAGCATGATCTACCAGATCATGAACATCGATCCGCCGCCGCCCAGCACCTATCGCCCGGAGATACCGCCGGAACTGGATGCCATCGTGCAGCGTGCCATGTGCAAGGATCTGCAGCACCGCTACCAGACCTGGGAGGAATTTGCGCGCGACCTGGTGGCTTTCATCACCCACAACGTGCCGCAGCATGAAGAGATATACGATACCGAGAAGTTCGATACCTTGCGCGACCTGAGCTTCTTCAAGAACTTCAGCGACGTCGAGTTGTGGGAGGTGTTGCGCATCAGCGAATGGCACAAGATCCCCAAGAACGAGTCCATCGTCCACGAGGGCGAGGAGGGGGTGAACTTCTACATCATCGTCACCGGCTCGGTGCGCGTGGTCAAGCAGGGCAGGTTGCTGAGCATGCTGCACCGCGGAGACTGCTTCGGCGAGATGGCGCACCTTGCCGGCAAGGAAGGGCGGCGCTCGACCGATGTGATATCCAAGACCGAAGTGTCGCTGATCGAGGTCGATCCGGATGTGTTGTCACGCGCTTCGGCGAACTGCCGCTACCAGTTCAGCGAGGCGTTCCTGGGGACGCTGGTCCGGCGGTTGTCCATGGCGAACACGCGCATATCGCGCTTGCTGAGCGATCATGCAGATGAACAATAG
- a CDS encoding sulfurtransferase TusA family protein, with protein sequence MNGSAFDAELDVRQLACPLPILRAKKSLSAMSAGQVLKVVATDKGSPKDFVDFCSKTGNELLSSTEAGGEFVFLIRRR encoded by the coding sequence ATGAACGGAAGTGCCTTCGATGCCGAACTGGATGTCAGGCAGCTGGCCTGTCCGCTGCCCATCCTGCGCGCCAAGAAATCGCTGTCGGCGATGAGTGCGGGACAGGTGCTGAAGGTTGTGGCGACGGACAAGGGCTCGCCCAAGGACTTCGTGGATTTCTGCAGCAAGACGGGCAACGAATTGCTGTCGTCGACGGAAGCCGGCGGCGAATTCGTCTTCCTGATCCGCCGCCGCTGA
- a CDS encoding M48 family metalloprotease, translating to MNKSLLCALLALPLLARADGLPDLGDASQQLISPQMEHQIGEQSMLQIRSSNSYMDDPELSDYLNQLGGRLVANSPEPGDSFVFFAINDNAINAFALPGGFVGVNAGLIELAQTESELASVLSHEIAHVTQHHYARMVAGTQYDSLAALATLAVAILAARNSPQSASAAIVGAQAGAVQHQLNFTRQNEQEADRIGLGILEKSGFDTRAMPEFFERMQKATQLMEGNTPSYLRTHPVTAERIAEVENRVEHIPYHLVPDSLEFQLMRARLTAYQMIPQEAITFFDAALGAKKFGNPVAHRYGLVLALLRNNQPQRAKQEFALLHKQAPLNATIETLGGKIMQLDKPDKEVIAYYRTALQNFPDHHALIYDYAEVLLQDRHYKEALKLLDDQVNRDGNDPKLYDLEARAYAALGRHQEEHHMLAYNYILHGDLRGAIEQLELAKQAGNDYYQLSTIETELKQYREIAAAYYSKKRQ from the coding sequence ATGAATAAATCACTACTTTGCGCACTTTTAGCCCTGCCGCTCCTGGCTCGGGCTGACGGCCTTCCGGATCTTGGCGACGCCTCCCAGCAACTCATCTCGCCGCAGATGGAACATCAGATCGGCGAACAAAGCATGCTGCAGATCCGCTCCAGCAACAGCTATATGGACGATCCCGAGCTCAGCGATTACCTCAACCAGCTCGGCGGGCGCCTGGTCGCAAACAGTCCGGAACCGGGTGACTCGTTCGTGTTCTTCGCCATCAACGACAATGCCATCAACGCCTTCGCCCTGCCCGGCGGTTTCGTCGGCGTCAACGCCGGCCTGATCGAGCTGGCACAGACCGAATCGGAACTGGCCTCGGTATTGAGCCATGAGATCGCGCACGTCACGCAGCACCACTATGCGCGCATGGTCGCAGGCACGCAGTACGACTCGCTCGCTGCGCTGGCAACGCTTGCCGTGGCCATCCTGGCCGCGCGCAACAGCCCGCAAAGCGCAAGCGCCGCCATCGTCGGCGCCCAGGCAGGCGCGGTGCAGCACCAGCTGAATTTCACGCGGCAGAACGAGCAGGAAGCAGACCGCATCGGCCTGGGCATCCTGGAAAAATCCGGCTTCGACACCCGCGCCATGCCGGAATTCTTCGAGCGCATGCAAAAGGCCACACAACTGATGGAAGGCAACACGCCTTCCTATCTGCGCACCCACCCGGTCACCGCCGAACGTATCGCCGAAGTCGAGAATCGCGTGGAACATATCCCTTACCATCTCGTACCGGACAGCCTGGAATTCCAGCTGATGCGCGCGCGGCTGACCGCCTATCAGATGATCCCACAGGAAGCCATCACCTTCTTTGATGCCGCTTTGGGCGCAAAGAAATTCGGCAACCCGGTCGCACACCGTTACGGGCTGGTACTGGCGTTGTTGCGCAACAACCAGCCGCAACGCGCCAAACAGGAGTTCGCCCTGTTGCACAAGCAGGCACCGCTCAACGCGACGATAGAGACACTCGGCGGCAAGATCATGCAGCTGGATAAACCCGACAAGGAAGTCATCGCCTACTATCGCACTGCGCTGCAGAACTTCCCCGATCACCACGCATTGATCTACGACTATGCCGAGGTGCTGCTGCAGGATCGGCATTACAAGGAAGCGCTCAAGCTGCTCGACGACCAGGTCAACCGCGACGGCAACGATCCGAAACTTTACGACCTGGAAGCACGTGCCTATGCTGCGTTGGGCAGGCATCAGGAAGAGCATCACATGCTGGCTTACAACTACATCCTGCATGGCGACCTGCGCGGCGCGATCGAACAACTGGAACTGGCCAAGCAGGCGGGCAACGACTACTACCAGCTTTCCACCATCGAGACCGAACTGAAGCAGTACCGCGAGATCGCTGCCGCCTACTACAGCAAGAAAAGGCAATGA